DNA from Tsuneonella dongtanensis:
GTCCTGTTCCTTTTTTCCTTGCCGGAAGGCGGTGCCGTCCGTCGGCAGGAAAACGGATCGTCGGTCCTGATCCATCCATGAAAGTCTGGAAAAACTGCACAAGCTACTGAAAGTTTAGCGACAATCCCCGCAAATAAGACCGCGGCCGTAGATCGGATCGGGACCTTTCCTGCCAAGATCGACTACTTCGGCGTCGACCTTGGCTTGCCAGTCTCCATCCATCGCCGCAGCTATGCGCGCGGCAGCGAGAGGCGCGGCAAAGGAGGTGCCGCGCAGCTTTACCGTGCGACCCTTAGCGTTGGTAGCGACCAAGTCCGCACCCGGGGCAGCGTAATCGAGATCGAGTGCGCGCCCAGCCTCGATGAGGGCACGATTTCGCGCGTCGACGCCCGTGACTGCGACCACCCCTGGGTAGCTTGCCGGAAAAGCAGGGGGCGCCGCCGGTCCATCGTTGCCGACTGCCGCCACGATCACGACGCCCTTCGCACGCGCTGCTGCAATCGAACGCGAGAGCAGCGGGTTGTCAGGGCCGACAATGCTCATACTGATCACTTTCGCGCCGCCTGCGACGAGCCACCCCAATCCCCGTGCGACAGCCGTCGCGCTGCCTCCCGCAGGGTCCTGTCCATAGACGTCGGCGACCGCGATGGTACGCACACCGGCACGCCTAAGTAGCGAAACGACCGCGCTGCCATGATCGCTCGCCATCGGGGCCCCTATGGCAAAGCCCTTGCTGGCGGCGATGGGAAGCGATGCCGACGGCGCCCCGTCGACCACTCCAACTCGAGCGGAAATGGCGGGCGTGGGCACTATGGCCCTTGCTGCTCCTCCTCCGCGTCCCACCTGCTCGAAAATGTGGTCTGGCGTCCACTGCAGGCCCGGCGCGGCGCGCTGAAGCAATCCCTCGACCTCTCGCAGGCGCACTCCGTGCGGCAGGCGCACCCGCGTGACCGCGATATCGAGCCCATCTATCGTTTCGACGCCGACTACTCCAAAGCCGAGCGCTTGCAAGCCGCGCAGCGCAAACTCGCTCGGCTCGAACACGACGATCTCGCCGCGCCGTGCGGGAAATCCGTCCGGGGTCATCTCGAGGTGTTTGGGATTGGTCCTGACAAGCCGCTCGAGCCGATCCTCGCGCAACGCAGCGAGTTGACGGCCGGCATCGGCCAGTACCGGTTCGGCAACCCGCACGACACCACCGATGGTGTCGCGGACAGGGCCGGTCGGAAGCTGCACCCCCGGGAGGCCTATCTGCGCGACCGCGGGCGAGGCCAGCAAGGCGAGCAACATGGCAATTCGGGAAATCGGCATTCGCATCGTTCACCTGATGGGCTTTTTGCGCTTAACAGGGATGAAACGATCCCCGCCATCCGTTTCATCCCTGCAAGACCGCAAGAACGAACCGCAAGATACGAAGGCCAGAACGATCGCCCACGGCTTCGAAGACGAGATGGTCGCGCTTCTCCCCCGCTTGCGCCGGTTCGCGCTCGGGCTGGCGCGCGACCGTGCCGATGGTGACGACCTGGTGCAGTTGACTGTGGAAAGGGCGCTGACCTCCCGCACGCAGTGGCAGGAGGGCACGCGGCTCGACAGCTGGATGTACAGGATCATGCGCAATATCTGGATCGACGAAGGGCGAAGCCGCACGCGGCGGTCGCAGACGTTCGTAACCGAGGAAACCGGGCTGAGCGTCGGCGGCGACGGCGGACAGGAAGCGGCCGCCGAGCTCGGCGTGGTGGGTCGCGCCATGGACCGCCTGCCCGACGATCAACGCGAAGCGGTCATGCTCGTCCTTGTCGAGGGCTACAAATATGCGGAGGCAGCCGAAATCGTCGGCTGTCCGGTGGGCACCCTCACCTCCCGCCTCGGTCGGGGCCGCGAGGCGCTGATGGCCATGCTGGGAGAAGCTGCGTGACACGCGATTCCGACGAAATCCGCGCCTACGTCGACGGCGAGCTGGACAAACTCACGGCCGCGCGGATCGCGCGCGAGGCGGAAAGCGACGCCGAGCTGGCGTCGGCCATCGCCGCCGAACGCTCGCTGCGCGAGGCGCTAACAGCGCACTTCGCACCGGTGCTTGCCGAGCCGGTACCCGAGCGACTGACCACGCCGATCGACGCCGCGCGAAAGATAGTATCGCTTGATGAGATTCGTAACCAGCGCTTCGGCTTTAATGCCAGAACGCTGCGCTGGGCTGGCCCGGCGATGGCCGCCGCGTTGGTTCTCGCATTGCTCATCCCCGGCCTGCGCAGCGGCCAGACCGAGACGCGCGACGGCCTCACCTTCGCTTCCAACGACCTCGCAAGGGCTCTCGACAGCCAGCTAGTCGCGGATCAGCGCCAGGGCGACGAAACGCGGATACTCCTGAGTTTCGCCGACGAAGAAGGAACCTTGTGCCGCGGCTTCGCTCGTGCGGACGTGTCGGGCATTGCGTGCCGCAGGGGCGGCGGCTGGCACCTGAGGGTCCAGCGCGACGGTATCGACGTATCGGCGAACGACTACCGCCAGGCTAGCTCTGTCGATAGTGCGATCATGGAGGCTGCGCAGGGCATGGCGGCTGGCCCGGCGCTCGACGCCGCGGCGGAACGGGCGGCGAAAGAGCGCGGCTGGGCCGCTCAGTAGCTGCGCGGCAGACCGAGCACGTGCTCGGCAAGGTAGCTCAGGATCAGGTTCGTGCTGATCGGCGCCACGGTGTACAGTCGCGCCTCGCGGAACTTGCGTTCGACATCGTACTCCTCGGCAAAGCCGAAGCCGCCGAAGGTCTGCACGCACATGTCGGCGGCAGCCCAGCTCGCTTCGCTGGCGAGAAGTTTCGCCATGTTCGCCTCGGCACCCGGATTTCCGCCCGCGTCATAGACCTGCGCGGCATGGTGGACCATGAGCTCGGCAGCGCGCATTTGCGCGTAACAACGGGAGATAGGAAACTGAATTCCCTGATTCTTTCCGATCGGACGCGCGAAGACCTCGCGTCCGTTGGCATATCCGACGGCCTTTTCGATGAACCACTTCGCATCGCCGACACATTCGGCCGCAATCAGGATCCGCTCGGCATTCATGCCTGACAGAATGTAGCGGAAGCCCTGCCCCTCTTGCCCCACGAGTGCGCTTGCCGGAATGCGCAGGTCGTCGAAAAACACTTCGGTGGTCGAGTGGTTCATCAGCGTGCGGATCGGCTTGATCGTCAGGCCATTGCCGACCGCTTCGCGCATGTCGACGAGGAACACGCTGAGCCCCTCGGTGCGCTTGGCGACCTCCTCGCGCGGTGTCGTGCGCGCGAGCAGCAGCATGAGGTCGGAATGCTCGGCGCGGCTGGTCCAGATTTTCTGGCCGTTTACGACGTAGTGCTCTCCGTCCCGCACGGCGCGGGTTTTCAGCGAGAGGGTGTCGGTCCCGCTGGTCGGTTCGGACACCCCGAACGCCTGCAGGCGCAACTCCCCCCGGGCGATGCCGGGCAAGTATGCGGCCTTCTGCGCCTCGCTCCCGTACCGCAGCAGCGTATTCATGATATACATTTGCGCGTGAGCGCTGGCACCGTTGCAGCCGGAGGCCTGGATCTCCTCCATGATGACCGCGGCTGCGTCCAGTTTCAGCCCGCTGCCGCCGAATTGCTCTGGGATCAGTGCAGCGAGAAATCCTGCGCGGGTCAGCGCATCGACGAACTCGCCGGGATAGGCACGGTCGCGATCCTTCGCGCGCCAGTACTCGCCGGGAAACTGCTCGCATAGCGCGCGAACGGCGCGGCGGATCTCCGCCAGGTCCTCGCGTTCGTCCATTCTCTCGCCCCGCCTGCGGTCAGTTGGTGCGCCCGACAGGATTCGAACCTGTGGCCCCCAGATTAGGAATCTGATGCTCTATCCTGCTGAGCTACGGGCGCGCCGGGGGTGGCTGTAAAGCGCCGGAATCGCGCTGGCAATCAGTTGAGTTCGTCGGGCGGTGCCAACGGAAACGGCAGCGGGGCGATCGGAATGCCTTCCTCCACGAGGGCGCGCGCCTCATCCGGGCTTGCCTGCCCATGAATCGTGGCGTGATCGCGCTCGCCATAATGCATCGCACGGGATTGCTCGGCGAAGTCGGTCCCCACCCACGTGCTTTCCTTGAGCGCCCGAGCTTGCGCATCGGCGAGAGCCCGGACGGCTTTCGCAACCTCGGGAGGGAGGGCGTTGCTCAGCGCAGGTCCGGCAACCTCCGTTCGCGCATTACCCTTGGCCGGTACGGCCGGTGCCATCGGCGCCTTCTCGACGCCGACCGATCCGCAGTGTGGGCATGCCACCAGTCCGCGCCCAATCTGGTCCGCGTACGCTTCGGACGATGCGAACCATCCCTCGAAGCGATGGCCAAGCGTGCACGAGAGATCGAAGACAATCATCGGCGGCTTAGTTGGGGATTGGGCGCTTGTTGGCAAGGGAAGGCAGTTGCCGGCGCACTTCGGCGGTTCGCTCTGCATCGATCTCCGCAAAGCCGACGCCTGGCGCATCGCCTCCCATGTCGAGCACGATGTCCCCCCACGGATCCACCACCAGACTGTGACCGAATGTGCGGCGCCCGTCTTCGTGATCGCCGACTTGCGAAGCTGCGATGACCCAGGCGCTCGCCTCGACCGCACGGGCGCGTTGCAGCAAGTGCCAATGCGCCTTGCCCGTGGGCACCGTGAAAGCGGCCGGTATCGCGATGGCATCGCAGCTCCGGCGCCCAAGCTCTTCGAAAAGAGCGGGAAAGCGGATGTCGTAGCATACCGTCAAACCCAACCGTCCCAGGGGAGTCCCATCGCTCGTAACCACCTCCCGGCCGGGCTCGAACGCGTTCGATTCCCGCCAGCTTTCGCCGCTGGCAAGATCGACGTCGAACATGTGAATCTTGTCGTATCGGGCCACGATCTCTCCGTGCGGTCCGATGAGGATCGAACGGTTGGCCCACCTGCCTCCTTCGCCGAAAACCGCAATGGACCCCAATGCGACCCAGATGCGGTGCCTAGAGGCAGCAGCACGTGCCGCCTCGAGGACGGGGTTCTGTTGCTCGGGGACGATGTGGGTTGCGGCGCGTGAACGGTCGCGGTCGAGCAAACCGGTCATTTCTGGCGTGAAGAGCATCGTCGCCCCGCCCTGCGCCGCCTCTGCCACTGCATCCGTCACGGTGCGGGCGTTGACCGCCGGGTCGATCCCCGCGGTCATCTGCAACAGCGCAATCCGCGTCATGCAGTCCCGAGAAGCTCGTCGAGCTTGCCCGCTTGATCGAGCGCGGCGAGGTCGTCCGAGCCGCCGATGTGGACGTCACCGATGAAGATCTGCGGCACGGTGCGCGCCATCGGAGCGCGCGACATCATCTCGTCGCGCTTGGGACCGCCCATGGTGATGTCGTGCTCGGTGTATGCCACGCCCTTGTCGTCCAGCAGCCGCTTCGCCCGATAGCAATAGCCGCAACCGAATTTGGTGTAGATCACAACTTCGGGCAATGCCATTATTTGTCCTTCAGATTCAGCAGCTTGCAAAGGGTTGAAACCGCGCGCGCCGCTCCTATCTCGGTTACGCTTTCCGTGCCGCATCGCGGGCGGGAAAGCAATCCGGCAGGCGCCGCATCTGCGGGCCCGCCTGATGGTCAAATTGCTCATTGGAGGATTTGTTTCATGTCACGTCTCGATTTCACACCGTATCGTCGTTCTACCGTCGGCTTCGACCGCCTCTTCGACATCCTCGAGAGCCAGGCGCGCGGCAATGCCGGCGACAACTATCCGCCGTTCAACATCGAGCGGAAGGGTGACGACAACTATTGCATCACCATCGCGGTCGCAGGCTTCAAGCCGGGCGATCTCGACATCACCGCACAGCAGAATCTGCTGGTGGTCCAGGGCAGGAAGCGGCCCGAGGGCCAGCAGGGCGAAATGCTCCACGTCGGCATCGCAAATCGCGGGTTCGAGCGCCGCTTCGAACTGGCCGATTACGTGCGGGTCGAAAATGCCGACCTCGCCGACGGCTTGCTGACGATCGACCTCGTGCGCGAAGTGCCCGAGGCGATGAAGCCGAAGAAAATCCTGGTCGGCGGACAGCCCACGCTCGAGGTCGTTCAGGACGATACCGAAAGCGGTGCGGCTAACGCCGCCTAATCTGGCAGCGCTGACATTATTTGGGGGCGGACCAATGGTCCGCCCCCACGACGAATGAACGCCGTCTCAGGCGAATCTGACCGTCCGGGTCGCAGAAGACGATCAAACTCGCGCCAAGCTCGTAAAAGGCCGGCCACATGCCAGCTTACACACGCGATCTTATCAAAAGATAACTCGTGCGAACCCCTGCCCCCTAGGCGCGTAGAGGCGCCTAAGGCAACATATATTCGTTTTCTATCGGGACGGATTGTAGGAAATGACCCTTTTCAGGCCATTGCAGACAGCAATCAGACCAGTCTGGCCTGCTGCAGCGCAGCAGCGATAAACCCGGCAAACAGGGGATGCGGATCGAAAGGCTTGCTTTTCAGCTCCGGATGGAACTGCACCCCGATGAACCAGGGGTGGTCCGGCCGCTCGACGATTTCGGGCAGTAGTCCGTCGGGCGACATTCCCGAGAAAACGAGACCGTCTTTCTCGAGCGCGCCCTTGTATGCCGAGTTGACCTCGTAACGATGGCGGTGACGTTCGCTGATGGTGGTCGCGCCGCCATAGATCGAACTGACGTAGCTGTTGCCGGAAAGCCTGGCATCGTAGGCGCCCAGCCGCATCGTTCCGCCCAGATCGCCTTCGGCACTGCGCTGCTGGAGGCCTTCCTTGCTCATCCATTCGGTGATGATACCGACGACCGGCTCGTCCGTCGGGCCGAACTCGGTCGAGCTGGCTTCCGAGTGCCCCGCTGCCCGCGCCCCTTCGATGCAGGCCATCTGCATGCCGAGGCAGATGCCAAGGAACGGCACCTTCCGCTCCTTGGCGAAGCGCACCGAGGCGATCTTGCCCTCGCTGCCACGCTCGCCGAAGCCACCGGGCACCAGGATCCCGTGCATCGGCTCGAGCCGTGCAGCGATCTCGTCGTCGTCCTTCTCGAACAATTCGGCGTCGATCCAGCGGATGTTGACCTTCACCCGGTTGGCCATGCCCCCGTGCACGAGCGCCTCGTTGAGCGATTTGTAGGCGTCGGGCAGGCCGACGTACTTGCCGACAACGCCGATCGTCACCTCCCCCTCGGGGTGCTCATAGCGGTCGAGGATGTCGTCCCAGCGCGACAGGTCGGGTGCGGGGGCGCTCATGCCGAAATGACGCAGAACTTCGTCGTCGAGCCCCTCGCGGTGGTACTGGAGAGGAACCGCGTAGATGCTCGAGGCGTCGAGCGCGGGGATGACCGCTTCCTTGCGCACGTTGCAGAACAGCGCGATCTTGGCCCGCTCGCTATCGGGCAGCGGCTTTTCACAGCGGCAGAGGAGTATGTCGGGCTGGATGCCGAGCCCGGTCATCTCGCGGACCGAATGCTGGGTCGGCTTGGTCTTCAATTCGCCCGCGGCGGCGATGTAAGGCACCAGGGTGACGTGGACGAAGCAGGTATCGTCGCGTCCAAGCTCGTTACGCAGCTGACGCAGCGCTTCGATGAACGGCAGGCCCTCGATGTCGCCGACCGTTCCCCCGATCTCGCAGAGCACGAAGTCGAGGTCATCGGTGTCGCTCTGCGCGAAGTCCTTGATCGCGTCGGTGACGTGCGGAATGACCTGCACCGTCGCGCCCAGGTAGTCGCCGCGGCGCTCCTTCGCGATTATGTCGCGATAGACCCGGCCCGAGGTGATGTTGTCGCCCTGGTGTGCCGAAACCCCGGTGAAGCGCTCGTAATGGCCGAGATCGAGATCGGTCTCCGCCCCGTCGTCGGTCACGTAGACCTCGCCGTGCTGATACGGGCTCATCGTGCCCGGATCGACGTTGAGATAAGGGTCGAATTTGCGGATGCGCACGCGGAATCCACGTGCCTGCAGGAGAGCCGCGAGGCTCGCCGCCATGAGACCTTTGCCGAGCGAGGAGACCACGCCGCCGGTGATAAATATATACCGCGCCATGGGAGTCGGGCCTTAAGCGTGTCGCAGGGGTACGCGCAAGCAAGTTCGCGCGGCAATGTGCCGCAATCCACAACCGGCTTGTCGCAAGCGGTTACTGGGTCAGGTCGGCGAGCGGGTCATCGGCAGGCGGCACCGGCGCCGGCTGGGCCGGTGCGGGCGCGACGGGTGCCGAGCGATCGAGCGTCGATTCGACCGATACGCCGCCGTTGCTCGTGCTGGCAGCGAGTGCCGCCAGTGCGATCGAAAGGACCACGAACAGGATCGCCAGCCAGCGGGTCGAGCGCGACAGGAAGTCGGCTGCGCCGCGTGCGCTCATCATGCCGCTGGGGCTGCCGCCGATGCCGAGGCCGCCACCTTCGGACCGCTGCATGAGGATGACCCCGACGAGGGCTGCGGCAACAACCGCCTGTACGACGAGCAGGAATAGGAAAAGCGACATAGGACGGAATTCTCGTGTTCGGGTGCGACCGCGCACTTAGGGATGCGCGGCTCAATCGGCAAGCGGCGCGGGTTCAGGCGTCCTGCAGGTCGGCTGCCGCCATGACGATGCCGAGGAAGCTTTCGGCGGTCAGACTGGCGCCGCCCACCAGGGCGCCCCCCACCTCGTCCGCGCCGAGCAGGTCGCGGGCGTTCTCGGGCTTCACCGAACCTCCATAGAGGATCCGGACCATCCCGCCCTCCTCTTCGCCGTATCGCGAGACCAGGAGCGCGCGGATTGCACGATGCATTGTCTCGACGTCGGCAACGGTCGCTGTCTTGCCTGTGCCGATCGCCCAGATAGGTTCGTACGCGACAGACAGACGTTCGCCGGCACCCTCGATCGATTCGGGCAAAGAGTTCCGCAGCTGTGCGATCACGAAAGCTTCGGCATCGCCCGCGTCGCGCGTCGCCTCGGCCTCGCCACAACAGACGATCAGCTTGAGGCCCGCGGCAAGAGCCGCTTCCGCCTTGGCTCTGATCAGAGCATCCGTTTCCATGTGGCCCTGACGGCGCTCGCTGTGTCCCAGGATTACGAACTTGGCGCCGGCATCGGCGATCATCACCGCCGATATATCCCCGGTGTACGCGCCGTCGGCTTCGGCACTGCAGTCCTGCGCGCCGACGCCGATCTGTTCGGCTTCCTTGTGGACCGCGTGGATCAGCGTGTACGGCGGGGCCAGCGCAACTTCGACTTTCATCAGGCGCTGCGCGGAACGGTCGATCGCCCGCGCCTCCGCGAGCATCGCCCGCGTGCCGTTCATCTTCCAGTTGCCGACGATAAAGGGCCGCAAGGCCATGTGACGTTTTCCCGTAGGTGAATTGAAGATTGGGGGCGGGCCATAGCCACCATCGCTCCTTCAAGCAAAGCTCCTTCGTGGCCCATGCACCAAAACGCGTCAGGACCTGTTGCGGCAAGGTCGCATGGCATCTAAAGCCCCCGGCCATCGGCGCGGCCTCGACCGCGCACCTGTTCCTTCGATATTCGGATCGCCATGCTTCAGTCCTTTCGCAACGTCTTCAAGTCCAAGATCGGTCTCGGCCTCACCATCGGCTTCATCGGGCTGATCGGCGTCGCCTTCGCGGTGGGAGACGTGGCTTCCACCGGCTCGATGGGTGGCGGCATCACCGGCGGCGACAACGTGGCCGTCGTCGGCGACGAGAAGATCAGCGCAAACGAACTGAGTCAGGCCGCCTCACTGGCAGTCGACCAGCTGCGGCAGCAGGAACCGACACTGTCCCTGCAGGCATTCGTCGAGCAGAACGGGCTGGACGAGGTACTCGACCAGTTGCTCGATCGGCGCGCGATCAGCTGGTGGGCTGCCGAGCACGGCATCAGGGTCGGGAGCAACCTCATCAACAGCGAGATCCGCCGGATCCCTGCGTTTGCGGGCCCCGGCGGCCAGTTCAGCGAAGCCGCCTATCAGGCGGCGCTTGTCCAACGGAAGCTTACCGATGCGGAGGTCCGCCGCGACCTCGGCGATGCGCTCGTCGCGCAGCAGGTTCTCGTGCCCGGATCGTTCGGCGCCCGCATGCCGGTCAAGGTCGCGGCACGCTATGCCGCCCTGACGAAGGAGCGGCGCGAAGGAGCCATCGCGACCATTCCGAGCGCGGCATTTGCGCCGACCGGAGCGCCGACAGCGGCACAGCTCACCGCATATTACAACGCCAACCGCGGCGACTACATCCGGCCCGAGCGCCGCGTGCTGCGTTACGCCACGTTCGGCGCCGAGGCCCTTGGCAACATCGAACCGACGTCCGCCGAGGTGTCCGCACGATACAAT
Protein-coding regions in this window:
- a CDS encoding S8 family serine peptidase, which encodes MPISRIAMLLALLASPAVAQIGLPGVQLPTGPVRDTIGGVVRVAEPVLADAGRQLAALREDRLERLVRTNPKHLEMTPDGFPARRGEIVVFEPSEFALRGLQALGFGVVGVETIDGLDIAVTRVRLPHGVRLREVEGLLQRAAPGLQWTPDHIFEQVGRGGGAARAIVPTPAISARVGVVDGAPSASLPIAASKGFAIGAPMASDHGSAVVSLLRRAGVRTIAVADVYGQDPAGGSATAVARGLGWLVAGGAKVISMSIVGPDNPLLSRSIAAARAKGVVIVAAVGNDGPAAPPAFPASYPGVVAVTGVDARNRALIEAGRALDLDYAAPGADLVATNAKGRTVKLRGTSFAAPLAAARIAAAMDGDWQAKVDAEVVDLGRKGPDPIYGRGLICGDCR
- a CDS encoding RNA polymerase sigma factor, yielding MVALLPRLRRFALGLARDRADGDDLVQLTVERALTSRTQWQEGTRLDSWMYRIMRNIWIDEGRSRTRRSQTFVTEETGLSVGGDGGQEAAAELGVVGRAMDRLPDDQREAVMLVLVEGYKYAEAAEIVGCPVGTLTSRLGRGREALMAMLGEAA
- a CDS encoding anti-sigma factor family protein; this encodes MTRDSDEIRAYVDGELDKLTAARIAREAESDAELASAIAAERSLREALTAHFAPVLAEPVPERLTTPIDAARKIVSLDEIRNQRFGFNARTLRWAGPAMAAALVLALLIPGLRSGQTETRDGLTFASNDLARALDSQLVADQRQGDETRILLSFADEEGTLCRGFARADVSGIACRRGGGWHLRVQRDGIDVSANDYRQASSVDSAIMEAAQGMAAGPALDAAAERAAKERGWAAQ
- a CDS encoding acyl-CoA dehydrogenase family protein encodes the protein MDEREDLAEIRRAVRALCEQFPGEYWRAKDRDRAYPGEFVDALTRAGFLAALIPEQFGGSGLKLDAAAVIMEEIQASGCNGASAHAQMYIMNTLLRYGSEAQKAAYLPGIARGELRLQAFGVSEPTSGTDTLSLKTRAVRDGEHYVVNGQKIWTSRAEHSDLMLLLARTTPREEVAKRTEGLSVFLVDMREAVGNGLTIKPIRTLMNHSTTEVFFDDLRIPASALVGQEGQGFRYILSGMNAERILIAAECVGDAKWFIEKAVGYANGREVFARPIGKNQGIQFPISRCYAQMRAAELMVHHAAQVYDAGGNPGAEANMAKLLASEASWAAADMCVQTFGGFGFAEEYDVERKFREARLYTVAPISTNLILSYLAEHVLGLPRSY
- a CDS encoding DUF1178 family protein; the protein is MIVFDLSCTLGHRFEGWFASSEAYADQIGRGLVACPHCGSVGVEKAPMAPAVPAKGNARTEVAGPALSNALPPEVAKAVRALADAQARALKESTWVGTDFAEQSRAMHYGERDHATIHGQASPDEARALVEEGIPIAPLPFPLAPPDELN
- a CDS encoding carbon-nitrogen hydrolase family protein, with protein sequence MTRIALLQMTAGIDPAVNARTVTDAVAEAAQGGATMLFTPEMTGLLDRDRSRAATHIVPEQQNPVLEAARAAASRHRIWVALGSIAVFGEGGRWANRSILIGPHGEIVARYDKIHMFDVDLASGESWRESNAFEPGREVVTSDGTPLGRLGLTVCYDIRFPALFEELGRRSCDAIAIPAAFTVPTGKAHWHLLQRARAVEASAWVIAASQVGDHEDGRRTFGHSLVVDPWGDIVLDMGGDAPGVGFAEIDAERTAEVRRQLPSLANKRPIPN
- the grxC gene encoding glutaredoxin 3 — protein: MALPEVVIYTKFGCGYCYRAKRLLDDKGVAYTEHDITMGGPKRDEMMSRAPMARTVPQIFIGDVHIGGSDDLAALDQAGKLDELLGTA
- a CDS encoding Hsp20 family protein → MSRLDFTPYRRSTVGFDRLFDILESQARGNAGDNYPPFNIERKGDDNYCITIAVAGFKPGDLDITAQQNLLVVQGRKRPEGQQGEMLHVGIANRGFERRFELADYVRVENADLADGLLTIDLVREVPEAMKPKKILVGGQPTLEVVQDDTESGAANAA
- a CDS encoding CTP synthase; amino-acid sequence: MARYIFITGGVVSSLGKGLMAASLAALLQARGFRVRIRKFDPYLNVDPGTMSPYQHGEVYVTDDGAETDLDLGHYERFTGVSAHQGDNITSGRVYRDIIAKERRGDYLGATVQVIPHVTDAIKDFAQSDTDDLDFVLCEIGGTVGDIEGLPFIEALRQLRNELGRDDTCFVHVTLVPYIAAAGELKTKPTQHSVREMTGLGIQPDILLCRCEKPLPDSERAKIALFCNVRKEAVIPALDASSIYAVPLQYHREGLDDEVLRHFGMSAPAPDLSRWDDILDRYEHPEGEVTIGVVGKYVGLPDAYKSLNEALVHGGMANRVKVNIRWIDAELFEKDDDEIAARLEPMHGILVPGGFGERGSEGKIASVRFAKERKVPFLGICLGMQMACIEGARAAGHSEASSTEFGPTDEPVVGIITEWMSKEGLQQRSAEGDLGGTMRLGAYDARLSGNSYVSSIYGGATTISERHRHRYEVNSAYKGALEKDGLVFSGMSPDGLLPEIVERPDHPWFIGVQFHPELKSKPFDPHPLFAGFIAAALQQARLV
- the secG gene encoding preprotein translocase subunit SecG → MSLFLFLLVVQAVVAAALVGVILMQRSEGGGLGIGGSPSGMMSARGAADFLSRSTRWLAILFVVLSIALAALAASTSNGGVSVESTLDRSAPVAPAPAQPAPVPPADDPLADLTQ
- the tpiA gene encoding triose-phosphate isomerase, whose amino-acid sequence is MALRPFIVGNWKMNGTRAMLAEARAIDRSAQRLMKVEVALAPPYTLIHAVHKEAEQIGVGAQDCSAEADGAYTGDISAVMIADAGAKFVILGHSERRQGHMETDALIRAKAEAALAAGLKLIVCCGEAEATRDAGDAEAFVIAQLRNSLPESIEGAGERLSVAYEPIWAIGTGKTATVADVETMHRAIRALLVSRYGEEEGGMVRILYGGSVKPENARDLLGADEVGGALVGGASLTAESFLGIVMAAADLQDA